DNA sequence from the Hyalangium minutum genome:
TTGCGCTCGAGCTGCCGCGTCTCGCGCGCCAGCTCCGTCACCCAGGCCTTGGAGAGCACCAGCGTGCCCTCCTGCCGCGCCGTCTCCGCCATGCGCTGGAGGTTGGCCTTGATGAGCAGCAGCTCGCCCACCGTGTTCATCAGCCCGTCCAGGCGGCGGATGTCCACGCGCACCGTCTGAGTCAGCGAGCGCAGCGAGGTGTCCGGGTCGATCTTCGGCCCCCGGGAGATCGGTTCACCCGTAGCGCCATCGACGACCTCGGTGATGCCCAGGTCGGCCACCGGGGGCGGCGTCATCAACGGCGGAGGGAGCTCGTCATCCGGCACCGGGGGCGGAGGCAGCACAGCACCCGCCCCCTTGGCCGGCTTCGCGCCCGAGCGTCCCTTGGCCAGGGCCTTGGACTCCTCGGCGGGAGTCGGCGCGGGGGTGACCACCTTCGCCGGAGCAGTGGGAGTCGGCGGCGGAGTCGCAACGCTCTTGGTGGGAAGCGGAGCTTCGGGGGAGCGGGCCACCACTGTCGTCCGGGGAGGCTCGCGGGGGGCCGGAGGCGCCGAGCGTCCCGGAACCGGGGCACGCACCCCGAGCTGGGAGAGCTGCGCAGGGGTGCCATCGAGCGCCTCGGACAGCTCGGGGCCGGACACCTTCGAGCCGAAGATGAGATCGAACGCGATGCCACTGGCGCTGCTGGGCTGGGCCGAGGGCAGCGTGCTGATGATCTCGCCCACGGGCTTGAGGCGGGAGTTCAGCTCGGCCAGGCCCTTGTCGAAGTCGGACAAGTCAAAGTCGGCGCGCACGCGCCACAGCGCCACGCCCCGGCGGACGTTCTCCCGCAGCCGGTGCTCCTCGTACTCGGTGAAGACGGCGCGCACCTGGGAGTCCAGGTCCAGGCGGTCGAGCGGATCCTCCTCGCCCGGAGCCGAGGGCTCGCCCAGGTGGGAGAAGCGCTCGATGAGCCCCTCCACCCGCGAGGACTGCGAGGACGAGGTCTCCCCGCGCGAAGCATCCACGAGCAGGGACTGGAGCACGTCCAGGGCCTCGACGAGCGAGTCCAGGGTGGTGTCGTCCAGGACGAGCTTGCCCAGCCGGAGCCGGTCCAGCAGGTCCTCCATGCCGTGGGCGAGCCGGGCGATGCGGTCCTGGCCGAACAGCCCCGCGAGCCCCTTGAGCGAGTGGGCGGCGCGGAAGATGCCGTTGATGAGATCGGGGTCGACCTCCTGCCCCCGGCGCTCGTCGAGCGTGAGCAGGTCCTTGTTGAGCGTGTCGAGGATCTCCGTCGCCTCGGCGACGAACTCGGCCAGCGCTTTGCCTCCCTGGTTCACGGCGGCGGGGCTCTCCGGCTCAGGCCAGCTTCAGGTAGCGCCGCAGCAGCGCGGTCAGATCATCCGGCTTGAACGGCTTGACCAGGTACTCGGCGGCCCCGAGCGCCATGCCGCGATCCCGATCCTGCTCACGCCCCTCGGTGGTGATGATGAACAGGGGGGTGTCGCGGTAGTTCGGGTTCTTCTTGACGAAGTTGATCAGCTCCAGCCCGTTGATGTCGGGCATGTTGATGTCGGTGATGATCAGATCGAAGCGGTGACGCGGCAGCAGCTTGAGGGCCTCGAAGCCGCTGGCGGTGGTGAAGGCCTCGACTCCGGAGACGGACTCTACCGTGGCGGCGATGAACTCGCGCGACGCCTTGGAGTCCTCCACGATCAAGACCTTGAGTCCCATGTGGCCGGAAATGTTAGCAGAACCTCGACAGTGAGGTGATTCTTTGGCCGGACCTACCCGTCAGGACTTCTTCACGGGAAGGAGCTTCGCCAGAGACTTATCGGCCAGCACGGTAACGCGCTTCCCCTTGAAGCCCGGGAGGAAGTGCTGCTGGAGGGCCTCGGCCTGGGCGGCCTCGTCCACCTTGCCCCCGAAGGGAAGCTCCAGGGCCACGGACTCGACATTTGCCTTGGCGAGCACCTGGGCTGCATTGGCCAGGACCCGGCGCAGGGTGGCGGTGTCCAGGTTCTTCCGGGTGCCCAGGCCCACCGCGAAGATGCGGCCCATGGGCATCCGCCCGTCCGTGGGCAGCAGGAGCCAGTCTTCCTTCACGCCAGTGAAGAAGCCGCCCTTGAGCACCCGGGACAGGGAGCCGCACAGCCGCCAATCCACGTAGCCGGCGGTGCCGGGCAGGGGCCGGTCATCCTCGGCCACGAAGAGGCAGAGGGCGTCCACCCCGGTCAGGGCATCCAGGCCTTCGAGGCCGATCTCGTAGGTGGAGACGCTCACGGCTTTCCGAGGGACACCGCGACGCGGTCGAGCAGGCCGTTGACGAAGGCGCTGGACTCCTCCGTGCCGAAGTTCTTGCCCAGCTCCACGGCCTCGTTGATGGAGACCTTCTTGGGAATGTCCGGGCGGTACTTCAGCTCGAAGACGCCCAGGCGCAGCACGTTCCGGTCGATGCGGGACATGCGGTCCAGCCGCCAGTTGTGGCTGTGCTTCTCGATGAGCTCGTCAATCTCCTTCTGGTTCGCCCGGACGCCCTCGACGAGCTCCTGGGCGAACTTGACGGCGTCGGGGTCCGGCTTGCCCTCCTCGGTGGAGGCGGACCACGCGGACGCGAGCGCCTCGTAGGAGGAGAGGTTGTCGGCCATGTCCAACTGGTAGAGCGCCTGCAGCGCGCGCTCGCGGCCGGTTCTGCGAGCCCCCATGAGCTAGCCCCTCTTTCCTTCCGCCATCTTCGCGTAGAGGTTCACCATCTCCAGGCAGGCCATGGCGGCCTCGGCGCCCTTGTTGCCCGCCTTCACGCCAGCCCGATCGATGGCCTGCTCCACTGTGTCCGTCGTCAGCACGCCGAAGGTGACGGAGACCGGCTTCTGCAGGGCCGCGCCGGAGAAGGCCACCGAGCCGATACCCTTGGAGCACTCGCCCGCCACATAGTCGAAGTGGGGGGTGCCGCCGCGGATGACGGCGCCCAGGGTGACGACGCCCACGTAGCTCTGAGTCTCCGTAACACGGCGCGTCAAACCGGGCAGCTCATAGGTACCGGGGCAGCGGTAGACGTCGATGTCCGAGTCCGCCACGCCATGGCGCACGAGCGAGTCCACGGCGCCCTTCACCAGCTCCTCGGTGATGAACGCGTTGAAGCGGGCCACGCAGATGGCAAAGCGGCCCTTGGGAGGCAGGAAATCACCTTCGATGTAGCGAGGCATGGAGTGCTTCCTACACCAGCGCCGGGCTCACGTCTTCACGACTTGTCACGGCGGAGGCGGGGTGTCCGGGCGGCCACCTTCTGCGAGGCCTGGCTGTTGGACAGGGGGATCTGCTCCACCACCGCCAGGGAGTAGCTCTCCAGACCCACGATCTTCTTGGGGTTGTTGGTGAGCAGACGCAGCCGGGCGAGGCCGAGATCCTTGAGGATCTGCGCCCCGACGCCGAACTCGCGCAGGCGGGTCTGGTCCGGCTTGCCCTTCACCACTTCCTCATTGGAGATGTGGGTGCACTGGAGCCGGGCCTTCGCCGGGACATCCTTCTGAAGGTAGATGATGACGCCGCGGCCTGCGGCCTGGATGTGCTGGATGGCCTGTTCGAGCTGGCTGCCGCACTCGCACTGGCTGCTGCCCAACAGATCGCCCACCAGACAACCCCGGTGGACGCGGGTGAGCACAGGCTCCTTGCCGCGGATGTCGCCCTTCACCAGGGCCACGTGCACGGCCGAGTCCACGTCGCTGCCGTAGGTGTAGGCCTGGAAGGTGCCCGCGCCCCGGCGCTCCAGGGTGGAGGAGCCGATGCGCTTCACCAGCCGCTCGCGCTCCAAGCGGTAGCGGATGATGTCCGCCACCGAGAGCAGCACCAGCTTGTGCTTCCGGGCGAACTTCACCAGGTCCGGCCTGCGGGCCATGGAGCCGTCGGCGTTCATGATCTCGCAGATGACGCCGAACGGAGACAGCCCCGCCATGCGCGCGAGGTCCACGCTGCCCTCGGTCTGCCCGGTGCGCACGAGCACGCCGCCATCGCGGGCGCGCAGGGGGAAGATGTGGCCGGGGCGCACGAGGTCTCCCGGCTTGGCGTTGGGAGCCACGGCGGCCTGGATGGTGCGGGCGCGGTCGGCGGCGGAGATGCCAGTGGTGACGCCTCGGGCGGCCTCGATGGAGACGGTGAAGGCCGTCTGGAAGGGCGAGGTGTTGTCCTGCACCATCAGCGGCAGGTTCAGCTTGCGGATGCGGTCCTCGGTGAGGGACAGGCAGATGAGCCCGCGCCCATAGGTGGCCATGAAGTTGATGGCCTCGGGAGTGGCCTTCTCGGCGGCCATGACGAGGTCGCCCTCGTTCTCGCGGTCCTCGTCATCCGTGAGGATGACCATGCGGCCCTTGCGGATCTCCGCGAGCGCCTTCTCCACCAGCTCGATGACGTTCGACTCCTTCGTCCCGCGCGCCATGCTTGTGCTCCCTACCCTTTCGTCCCGAAGCCAGCGGCCTTGAGGGCCGCTTCGGTGAGCCCACTGGTGGGGCTCTGGCGCAGCGAGAACAGCCGCGCCACGTACTTGCCGATCATGTCCGCTTCCAGGTTCACGCGCGAGCCCACGCTCTTGCCCTGCAGGGTGGTGCGCGCCTGGGTCTCGGGGATGAGCTGCACGGTGAAGCGGTCCGCGAGCACCGCGTTGACGGTGAGGCTGATGCCATCCACGGCCACCGAGCCCTTCTCGATGAAGAAGGGCGCCAGCTCGGTGGGCAGCCGGAAGGCCATGACCCACGAGCCGCCCTCGGGGCGCGTCTCGAGCACCTCGCTCACGGCGTCCACGTGGCCGGAGACCAGGTGCCCGCCCAGCCGATCTCCCAGCGCCAGCGCGCGCTCCAGGTTCACCTTGGAGCCGGGGCGCAGCGCGTCCATGGTGGTGCGCCGCAGTGTCTCGGGGGCGGCCTGGACCTTGAAGGTATCCCCACCCCGCTCCACCACCGTGAGGCATGCGCCATCCACGGAGATGGACTCGCCCAGAGCGAAGCTGCCGGCCCCGAGCGCCGTGCGGATCCACAGGTCGGTCATCCCACCTGGGACGACACGCTCAACCACACCCACATCCTGAACGAGACCGGTGAACATCGGCGGGGCTTATAACGAATTCTTCAGAACCGCGCCTGAAGGAGCAGATCCTCTCCGAGCTGCTCGAAGGTGACGTCCTTCAACTGAAGGGCCTGGGACATGAGCTTCACGCCCAGCTCGCCCGACCAGGAGATGCCCTGGCTGCCAATCAGCTTGGGGGCCAGAAACAGGGCCAGCTCGTCCGCCAGCTTGTCGCGGAGGAAGGAGCCGTACATCTCCGCCCCACCCTCCACGAGCACGTGGTTGAGCCCTTGGCTGGAGATGTGGGCCAGCAAGGCCTTCAGGTCCACGCGACCGCGCTTCTCGCGCACCTGCCACACCTCCACGCCCTGCTCGATGAAGCGGCGGGCGTTGCGGCCGGTGGGATCCTCCAGCGTGGCCACCACGGTCTTCGCGGACGAGCGCTGGGTGAAGACGGTGTGCGAGGGCTTCAGGCTCAGCCGCGAGTCCACCACCACGCGCACCGGGTCCTTGCCACGGCCACTCGGCAGCCGGGTGGTGAGCTGCGGATCATCCTTCCGCACGGTATTGGCGCCCACGAGGATGACGTCCACGCGATCGCGCAGGCGGTGGACCCATTCGCGCGCCACCGCGCCCGTCACCCAGCGCGAGTCGCCAGTAGCGGTCGCCAGCTTGCCATCGAGCGTCACCGCGGCCTTGAGCGTGACATAGGGCTTCCGGGTGCGGATGGCCTTGAAGAAGGGCCGGTTGAGGCGATCGGCTTCGGCCTTGAGGACGCCGGTGCGGACCTCGACCCCGGCGCGCCGCAGCCGGGCCACGCCCTTGCCGCTCACCAGCGGGTTGGGATCCGAGGACGCGCTGATGACCCGGCGCACACCGGCCTCGAGGATGGCCAAGGTGCACGGAGGAGTACGCCCATAGTGGTTGCACGGCTCGAGCGTCGTGTAGAGGTCCGCGCCTCGGGCCCGAGGCCCTGCCGCAGCCAGTGCCATGACCTCGGCGTGCGCCTGGCCCGCGGGCTGGGTGTAGCCCTTCGCGATAATCCGTCCACCCTTCACCAGCACGGCGCCCACGGAGGGATTCGGGCTGGTACGGCCCAAGCCTTTGACGGCCTCTTCCAGGGCGATGCGCATGAAGAACTCGGCCACGGCCTGATCGAAGTCCGCGGCGCGCTTCGCCCGAGGGGCCCTGCTGGCCTTCAGCCGTGCCCGCGTCAGGAGCCTCATAACGGCTGGCCCCCCTTGCCGGTCTGGGGCTTGTTGGGCCGGCCTTCCTTGGACTGGTCCGCGAGCTCTTGCAGCTCGTTCATGAACTCGGCGATGTCGCGGAAGCTCCGGTACACGGAGGCAAAGCGCACATAGGCGACCTCATCCAGGACGCGCAGCCGCCGCATCACCTCTTCACCGATGACGCTGGAGGCGACCTCCTTCTCGCCCATGCCCTGCAGCAGCCGCTCGATGTCCTCCACGGTCTGCTCGACCTGATCGGCGGACACGGGCCGCTTCTCGCAGGCCTTCTTCAGGCCGTTGACGATCTTCTCCCGATCGAACGCCTCGCGCCGGCCGTCCTTCTTCACGATGAGCGGATAGAGCTCCTCCACCCGCTCGTACGTGGTGAAGCGCCGCTTGCACTGCAAGCACTCACGGCGCCGGCGGATCACCGATCCTTCATGCGACTCGCGCGAGTCGATGACCTTGTTCTCGGTGTCCTGGCAGAAGGGGCAGCGCATCGGGGGATGAAGCGGAGCTCAGACCTTACTTCAACCGCGAGGCATACAGCGGGAAGGACTTCGTCAGCTCCTTCACCTTGCCACGGACGTGCGCCAGGTGAGCCTCGTCGGAAGCGTGATCCAGCGCCTCGCCGATGAGCTGGCCGACGATGGCCATCTCGGCCTCCTTCATGCCGCGGGTGGTAATGGCGGGGGTGCCCACGCGGACGCCGGAGGCCACCGTGGGCTTCTCCGGGTCGAAGGGGATCATGTTCTTGTTCACGGTGATGCCGGCCTTGTCCAGCACCTCCTCGGCCACCTTGCCGGTGATCTTCTTGGGGCGCAGGTCCACCAGCATGAGGTGGTTGTCCGTGCCACCCGAGCACAGGCGCAGGCCCGCCTTCTGGAGCGCCTCGGCCAGGGCCTTGGCGTTGGCGACGATCTGCCGCTGGTAGGCCTTGAACTCGGGGGTGAGCGCCTCGCGGAAGGCCACGGCCTTGGCGGCGATGACGTGCATCAGCGGACCGCCCTGGATGCCCGGGAAGATCTGGCTGTTGACCGTCTTGGCGTACTGCTCCTTGCACAAGATGAGGCCGCCACGAGGGCCGCGCAGCGTCTTGTGCGTGGTGGAGGTGACGAACTCCGCCAGGGGCACCGGCGAGGGGTGAATGCCTGCGGCCACCAGGCCGGCGATGTGGGCCATGTCCACCATCATCGCGGCGCCCACGCTGTCGGCGATCTCGCGGAACTTGGCGAAGTCGAGGGTGCGCGGGTACGCGCTGGCGCCTACGACGATGACGCGCGGCTTGTGCTCCTGGGCCAGCGAGGCCACCTGGGCGAAGTCGATCGTCTCCGTGTCGCGGGTGAGCCCGTAGTGGACCACCTTGTAGAGCTTGCCGGAGAAGTTGAAGGCAGCGCCGTGGGTGAGGTGGCCGCCGGAGTTCAGGTCCAGCGACAGCATGGTGTCACCGGGCTTCATCAGCGCCATGTAGGCGCCCATGTTGGCCTGGCTGCCGGAGTGGGGCTGGACGTTGGCGGCCTCGGCGCCGAACAGCTCCTTGACGCGGTTGATGGCCAGGTTCTCGGCCACATCCACCACCTCGCAGCCGCCGTAGTAGCGCTTGCCCGGGTAGCCCTCGGCGTACTTGTTGGTGAGCACCGAGCCCACGGCCGTCATCACCGCCGGGCTGACGAAGTTCTCCGAGGCGATGAGCTCCAGTCCCTGCTCCTGGCGCTCCGTCTCCTGACGGACGACCTGGGCGATCTCGGGATCAACCTCTGCCAGCGTACGGGTGTTCTCCATGGGGTGCCTCGACAGGTGAGAGGTTCAGATGGGCCTTAGCGCTCGGACTCAGCCTCGCGGATCTTCTGGACGCGCTGCTCGTGCCGGCCGCCCGCGAAGGGGGTGGCCAGGAAGGCCTCGAGGATGGCCTGGGCAACACCGGAGCCCACCACCCGCTGCCCCAGGCACAGCACGTTGGCGTCATTGTGAGCGCGGGCCATCCGCGCCTCATACTCGGTGGTGCACAGGGCGGCGCGCACGCCCTTGTACTTGTTGGCCACGATGCTCATGCCGATGCCCGTGCCGCACACCAGCACGCCGTGGGTGTACTGCCCGGCGGCGACTGCGCGAGCCACCCGGGTGGCGAAGTCCGGGTAGTCCACGGACTCGCGTGAGGTGGGGCCCACGTCCTCGAAGGCAACACCGCGCTCCCGGAGCCCGTCCACCAGCGCCTGGCGGAGCTCGAGCCCCGCGTGGTCGGATGCCAGGATGATCTTCACGCGGGGCTCCTCCCTGGGGAGCGGAACGCTCTACTTGAAGCGCCGGAACAGCAGCACCGCGTTGGTGCCACCGAAGCCGAACGAGTTGCTCATGGCCGCATCGACCCGGATCTCGCGCGGCTGGTTCGGCACGTAGTCCAGATCGCACTCCGGGTCAGGCGTGGTGTAGTTGATGGTCGGGGGCAGCACGCCGCGCAGCAGGGCCAGCACACTGACGACGGCCTCGGCGCCACCGGCCGCGCCGAGCATGTGCCCAGTCATCGACTTGGTGGAGGACACGGCCACCTTCTTGGCGTGCGCGCCAAAGACGGCCTTGATGGCCTTGGACTCGTTGGCGTCGTTGTACGGGGTAGAGGTGCCGTGGGCGTTGATGTAGCCCACCTCCTCCGGGTTGAGCCCCGACGAGGCCAGCGCCAGGCGCATGCAGCGGGCCGCGCCCTCGCCCTCGGGGGCCGGCGCGGTGACGTGGTTGGCGTCCGAGTTGGCGCCGTAGCCCACCAGCTCCGCGAGGATGGTGGCGCCGCGCTTCTTGGCCGACTCCAGCTCCTCCAGGATGACGATGCCGGCGCCCTCACCCATCACGAAGCCATCACGGTCCTTGTCGAACGGGCGGCTGGCGGCGGAGGGGTTGTCGTTGTGCGTGGACAGCGCCTTCATCACCGAGAAGCCACCCATGCCCAGCGGGGTGATGGCGGCCTCGGCGCCACCGGCGATCACCGCGTCACACTCGCCCAGGCGGATGGACTTCCAGGCCTCGCCAATGGCATGGGCGCTGGTGGCGCAGGCGGACACCGGGGACCAGTTGGGACCCTTGGCGCCGTACCGGATGGAGATCAGCCCGGGCGCCATGTTGATGATCATCTGAATGATGAAGAAGGGCGACAGCCGGTCAAACCCCTTCTCCAGGCCCTTCTTGTGCTGCTCCTCGAGCGAAGCGATGCCGCCAATGCCCGAACCGACGATGACGCCAACGCGCTCCTGCTGGTAGCCGTGCGGCTTGTCCGTGCCGATGGGAAGGCCGCTCTCCTTCACGGCCATCTCGGCGGCGGCCACCGCGTACTGGGCGAACAGGTCCATCCGGCGCACTTCGCGCTTGTCCATGTACTGCTCGGGGACGAAGTCCTTCACCTCACCCGCGAACCGCGTGTCGAGCTTGCCGACATCGAAGCGGGTGATGGGCGCGATGCCCGACTTACCGGCGAGCATCGCCTGCCAGTTCTTCTCGGTCCCGGTACCCAGTGCCGTGATCAACCCGGTACCCGTGACGACGACTCGACGGTTTGACACGTTCCTCTCCAACAGGGTGGCTGCAACGACAGCGCGCGCGGCCACGGGAACGCTGGAGGCCAGCGTTCCTCCGGCCCGGCCACGCAAACGCCTTACTTCTTATCGTTCTTGTGGGTGTTGATGTAGTTGACGGCGTCAGCGACGGTCTTGATGTTCTCGGCCTCCTCGTCGGGGATCTCGACCTCGAACTCCTCCTCCATCGCCATCACGAGCTCCACGATGTCGAGGCTGTCGGCGCCAAGGTCCTCAATAAAGGAGGACTCGGGCTTGATCTCCTCCTCCCCCACCCCGAGCTGGTCGGCGATGATGGACTTGACCTTGGACTCGATAGTTGCGTTCGACATAAGTGCTGAATCCTCCAGGAACCATGTGGGGGCCCGCCCTACTTCCCGGGCCCAATCAAAGGCGGGCGCGGTATATCCCACGACCGCCAGCAATCCAACCGTGGGCTACATGTACATGCCGCCATTCACCTTCAGGACTTCTCCGGTGATGTAGGCGGCCGAATCGCTGGCCAGGAATACCACAGCGTTGGCCACCTCTTCCGGGGTGCCCAGACGGGCCAGCGGAATGGTCTCCACCATCTTCTTACGCATCTCGTCATTGATGCTCGCCGTCATGTCCGTGCCAATGAAGCCCGGAGAGACAGCGTTGACGCGGATGTTGCGGCTGGCCAGTTCCTTGGCCACCGACTTGGTCAGGCCAATGAGGCCCGCCTTGGAGGCGGAGTAAGCGGCCTGTCCCCCATTGCCCGACTCGCCGACAATGGAGGTGAGGTTGATGATGGCCCCGCTGCGCTGCTTCATCATCGGCCGGCTGGCGGCGCGGATGAGCGCAAAGGCGCCCTTGAGGTTGGTGTCCAACTGCTTGTCCCAGTCCTCGTCCTTCATCCGCATGACCAGGCCGTCCACGGCCACGCCCGCGTTGTTGACGAGCACGTCCAGCCGGCCGTGCGTCTTGACGAGGGTATCCACGGCGGAGGCGCACGCGGCGGTGTCCGCCACGTCGAACTTCACGGCCTCGGCCTTGGCGCCCGCCTCCTGGACGAGCTTGACCGACTCCTGAGCCGCCGCCTCGTTGCCGGCATAGTTGACGACGACCACGGCAGCGCCCGCCTTGGCGAACGCCACCGCGCACGCCCGGCCAATGCCGCGCGAGCCACCGGTTACCAGAACCACCTTGTCCTTGAAGCTCATGCTGCCCCCAGCGCCGCCAGCGTCTTCTCGAGGCTCGCGGCGTC
Encoded proteins:
- the nusB gene encoding transcription antitermination factor NusB: MGARRTGRERALQALYQLDMADNLSSYEALASAWSASTEEGKPDPDAVKFAQELVEGVRANQKEIDELIEKHSHNWRLDRMSRIDRNVLRLGVFELKYRPDIPKKVSINEAVELGKNFGTEESSAFVNGLLDRVAVSLGKP
- the fabF gene encoding beta-ketoacyl-ACP synthase II; the protein is MSNRRVVVTGTGLITALGTGTEKNWQAMLAGKSGIAPITRFDVGKLDTRFAGEVKDFVPEQYMDKREVRRMDLFAQYAVAAAEMAVKESGLPIGTDKPHGYQQERVGVIVGSGIGGIASLEEQHKKGLEKGFDRLSPFFIIQMIINMAPGLISIRYGAKGPNWSPVSACATSAHAIGEAWKSIRLGECDAVIAGGAEAAITPLGMGGFSVMKALSTHNDNPSAASRPFDKDRDGFVMGEGAGIVILEELESAKKRGATILAELVGYGANSDANHVTAPAPEGEGAARCMRLALASSGLNPEEVGYINAHGTSTPYNDANESKAIKAVFGAHAKKVAVSSTKSMTGHMLGAAGGAEAVVSVLALLRGVLPPTINYTTPDPECDLDYVPNQPREIRVDAAMSNSFGFGGTNAVLLFRRFK
- the acpP gene encoding acyl carrier protein — translated: MSNATIESKVKSIIADQLGVGEEEIKPESSFIEDLGADSLDIVELVMAMEEEFEVEIPDEEAENIKTVADAVNYINTHKNDKK
- the nrdR gene encoding transcriptional regulator NrdR, with the translated sequence MRCPFCQDTENKVIDSRESHEGSVIRRRRECLQCKRRFTTYERVEELYPLIVKKDGRREAFDREKIVNGLKKACEKRPVSADQVEQTVEDIERLLQGMGEKEVASSVIGEEVMRRLRVLDEVAYVRFASVYRSFRDIAEFMNELQELADQSKEGRPNKPQTGKGGQPL
- the ribB gene encoding 3,4-dihydroxy-2-butanone-4-phosphate synthase, translating into MARGTKESNVIELVEKALAEIRKGRMVILTDDEDRENEGDLVMAAEKATPEAINFMATYGRGLICLSLTEDRIRKLNLPLMVQDNTSPFQTAFTVSIEAARGVTTGISAADRARTIQAAVAPNAKPGDLVRPGHIFPLRARDGGVLVRTGQTEGSVDLARMAGLSPFGVICEIMNADGSMARRPDLVKFARKHKLVLLSVADIIRYRLERERLVKRIGSSTLERRGAGTFQAYTYGSDVDSAVHVALVKGDIRGKEPVLTRVHRGCLVGDLLGSSQCECGSQLEQAIQHIQAAGRGVIIYLQKDVPAKARLQCTHISNEEVVKGKPDQTRLREFGVGAQILKDLGLARLRLLTNNPKKIVGLESYSLAVVEQIPLSNSQASQKVAARTPRLRRDKS
- the ribE gene encoding 6,7-dimethyl-8-ribityllumazine synthase; this encodes MPRYIEGDFLPPKGRFAICVARFNAFITEELVKGAVDSLVRHGVADSDIDVYRCPGTYELPGLTRRVTETQSYVGVVTLGAVIRGGTPHFDYVAGECSKGIGSVAFSGAALQKPVSVTFGVLTTDTVEQAIDRAGVKAGNKGAEAAMACLEMVNLYAKMAEGKRG
- a CDS encoding response regulator, translated to MGLKVLIVEDSKASREFIAATVESVSGVEAFTTASGFEALKLLPRHRFDLIITDINMPDINGLELINFVKKNPNYRDTPLFIITTEGREQDRDRGMALGAAEYLVKPFKPDDLTALLRRYLKLA
- a CDS encoding riboflavin synthase translates to MFTGLVQDVGVVERVVPGGMTDLWIRTALGAGSFALGESISVDGACLTVVERGGDTFKVQAAPETLRRTTMDALRPGSKVNLERALALGDRLGGHLVSGHVDAVSEVLETRPEGGSWVMAFRLPTELAPFFIEKGSVAVDGISLTVNAVLADRFTVQLIPETQARTTLQGKSVGSRVNLEADMIGKYVARLFSLRQSPTSGLTEAALKAAGFGTKG
- a CDS encoding M17 family peptidase N-terminal domain-containing protein is translated as MSVSTYEIGLEGLDALTGVDALCLFVAEDDRPLPGTAGYVDWRLCGSLSRVLKGGFFTGVKEDWLLLPTDGRMPMGRIFAVGLGTRKNLDTATLRRVLANAAQVLAKANVESVALELPFGGKVDEAAQAEALQQHFLPGFKGKRVTVLADKSLAKLLPVKKS
- a CDS encoding chemotaxis protein CheA, translating into MNQGGKALAEFVAEATEILDTLNKDLLTLDERRGQEVDPDLINGIFRAAHSLKGLAGLFGQDRIARLAHGMEDLLDRLRLGKLVLDDTTLDSLVEALDVLQSLLVDASRGETSSSQSSRVEGLIERFSHLGEPSAPGEEDPLDRLDLDSQVRAVFTEYEEHRLRENVRRGVALWRVRADFDLSDFDKGLAELNSRLKPVGEIISTLPSAQPSSASGIAFDLIFGSKVSGPELSEALDGTPAQLSQLGVRAPVPGRSAPPAPREPPRTTVVARSPEAPLPTKSVATPPPTPTAPAKVVTPAPTPAEESKALAKGRSGAKPAKGAGAVLPPPPVPDDELPPPLMTPPPVADLGITEVVDGATGEPISRGPKIDPDTSLRSLTQTVRVDIRRLDGLMNTVGELLLIKANLQRMAETARQEGTLVLSKAWVTELARETRQLERKLDALQGGLLEARMVPVGQVFDKLARLVRRIAREAGKEIDFLSSGGEVELDKLIVEELSDPLMHIIRNAIDHGVEPPEARVAAGKSRRATVSLRAEQKGNHVVIEVSDDGSGIDELRVREVAIQKGLITEAQAHEMTRRELLNLIFLPGFSTARNVSELSGRGVGLDVVKNNISNLSGLIDVWSERGRGTAFQLTLPLTLAIIRALVVGVSGRTYAVPLNSVLEILSVQPKDIRTVERREVLDLRGQTLPFTRLARLFKLPERNTGRHFVVVVGLAQERMGIAVDELFGQQDIVTKPLGGRLQSVRGISGATDLGNRRTVLVLDVAALLEDGMGPERRWA
- the glyA gene encoding serine hydroxymethyltransferase; its protein translation is MENTRTLAEVDPEIAQVVRQETERQEQGLELIASENFVSPAVMTAVGSVLTNKYAEGYPGKRYYGGCEVVDVAENLAINRVKELFGAEAANVQPHSGSQANMGAYMALMKPGDTMLSLDLNSGGHLTHGAAFNFSGKLYKVVHYGLTRDTETIDFAQVASLAQEHKPRVIVVGASAYPRTLDFAKFREIADSVGAAMMVDMAHIAGLVAAGIHPSPVPLAEFVTSTTHKTLRGPRGGLILCKEQYAKTVNSQIFPGIQGGPLMHVIAAKAVAFREALTPEFKAYQRQIVANAKALAEALQKAGLRLCSGGTDNHLMLVDLRPKKITGKVAEEVLDKAGITVNKNMIPFDPEKPTVASGVRVGTPAITTRGMKEAEMAIVGQLIGEALDHASDEAHLAHVRGKVKELTKSFPLYASRLK
- the rpiB gene encoding ribose 5-phosphate isomerase B; translated protein: MKIILASDHAGLELRQALVDGLRERGVAFEDVGPTSRESVDYPDFATRVARAVAAGQYTHGVLVCGTGIGMSIVANKYKGVRAALCTTEYEARMARAHNDANVLCLGQRVVGSGVAQAILEAFLATPFAGGRHEQRVQKIREAESER
- the fabG gene encoding 3-oxoacyl-[acyl-carrier-protein] reductase; its protein translation is MSFKDKVVLVTGGSRGIGRACAVAFAKAGAAVVVVNYAGNEAAAQESVKLVQEAGAKAEAVKFDVADTAACASAVDTLVKTHGRLDVLVNNAGVAVDGLVMRMKDEDWDKQLDTNLKGAFALIRAASRPMMKQRSGAIINLTSIVGESGNGGQAAYSASKAGLIGLTKSVAKELASRNIRVNAVSPGFIGTDMTASINDEMRKKMVETIPLARLGTPEEVANAVVFLASDSAAYITGEVLKVNGGMYM
- the ribD gene encoding bifunctional diaminohydroxyphosphoribosylaminopyrimidine deaminase/5-amino-6-(5-phosphoribosylamino)uracil reductase RibD, which codes for MRLLTRARLKASRAPRAKRAADFDQAVAEFFMRIALEEAVKGLGRTSPNPSVGAVLVKGGRIIAKGYTQPAGQAHAEVMALAAAGPRARGADLYTTLEPCNHYGRTPPCTLAILEAGVRRVISASSDPNPLVSGKGVARLRRAGVEVRTGVLKAEADRLNRPFFKAIRTRKPYVTLKAAVTLDGKLATATGDSRWVTGAVAREWVHRLRDRVDVILVGANTVRKDDPQLTTRLPSGRGKDPVRVVVDSRLSLKPSHTVFTQRSSAKTVVATLEDPTGRNARRFIEQGVEVWQVREKRGRVDLKALLAHISSQGLNHVLVEGGAEMYGSFLRDKLADELALFLAPKLIGSQGISWSGELGVKLMSQALQLKDVTFEQLGEDLLLQARF